The genome window GACCAAGATCCCTGTGATGGGGCCAGGACCCCCATGACAGGGCCAGGACCCCCGTGATGGGGCTGGGACCCTCATGGTGGAGCTGGGACCCCCATGATGGGGCCGGCACCGCTCagcccatgtcccccatcccaggCACTCCCGCTTCCGCGGCTCCTACGTCCTGCAAGGCCTGAAGGCGATCGGCGATCAGGACATCATCTTCCATAAGGGGCTGCACAACGTGAGctcggggacggggacgcggggTGACACACGGGGGTGACACACGGGGGTGACACGGTGCCACAAACCCCATCcgctccctccctgtccccccgcaGCTGAAGAGCTACAGCCACGACCTGGGCAAGGAGCCGCGGCGGGTGCCACGGCGGCGCCAGGCGGCCCCGGAGACCGAGCCCCCCCGGCGCTCCGCCCGCAACGTGCGGCTCTTCCTGCGCCACTTCTGCCAGGATTTCCTGGAGGGCTGCTACAACCGCCTGATGCTGCTGGTCAAGGTGAGCGGCCGGGGTGGCGGGACCCCCAACCCGGAGCCGTGGGACCCCCTGCTGAGCCCCCCGTCACCCCCAGGACCAGCTGGTGCGGGAGAAGGCTCAGCAGCACGATGAGACCTACTACCTGTGGGCCAGCGCTTTCTTCATGGCCTTCAACCGCCGGCGCGGCTtccgccccgagctggtgtccgAGACCGTGGGCGTCCGTGCCTTCCACTTCATCGAGCAGAACCTCACCGCCTACTACGAGATGGCGCTGATGGACAAGAAGGAGGCGGCGACCTGGGCCCGCAGGTGAAGTCGGGGACCCCCCTGGGTGCTTAGGACCCCCCCAGGTGTGGGTCATATCCTGACGCTGCCCGTCCGCAGGATGCACTTGGCGTTGAAGGCGTACCAAGAGCTGCTGCGCACGGTGCAGGAGATGGACCGGTCCCCCGAGCAGGCGGTGCGGGACAGCAGCCAGGTCATCAAGAGTGAGTCCGTCTGTCCCGCCGCCCACCCGCGGTCCGACCCCGGCACCCCTCAGCTAACCCCCCATCCTCCTCCCCAGGCAACATCTTCTACCTGATGGAGTACCGGCAGCTCTTCCTCACCCTCTTCCGCAAGTTCGACGAGACCAAGCAGCCGCGCAGCTTCCTGCGGGACCTGGTGGAGACGGCTCATCTCTTCCTCCGCATGCTCGAGCGCTTCTGCCGCGGCCGCGCCAGCCTCGTGGTGCAGGTGGGATGCGACCACCAcaccggggggtccctggtgggCCACACATCCCCCCGTAACCCATCCTTGTCCCCCAGAGCAAGCGCGTgcggagaaggaggaagaaaccGCTGGtggccgcagccccggctccgcAGCCGCCCgagctggaggagctgtgggCAGCGCTGGCCCCGCAGCTCCAGGGCTGCCTGCAGGTACGGGGGGGACCCGGCGCcgcgggggacaccgggggtgtcATGGGGTGACAGTGGTGTCACCCATAGGGCGAGGTGCCCCTCCCCGAGGACATGGTGCCCTTCGACGCCGCCTCGGAGGTGCCGGTGGACGAGCAACGCGCGGCGGCGCTGCTGCAAATCCAGGGGTGTCTGCGGGACGGGCGAGTCCCCCCGGCCCTGCGGCTGCTCCGCGCTGCAAGGTACCGGCACCCCCGGTCCCCAACCCCACAGGGCTGTGGGGACGCGGTGCCAGTCTGTCCCCGATCCCCAGGGACGTGTGGCCCGAAGGGGACGTGTTCGGAGCCCCCGACGCGGGGCCGGCCGAGGAGACGCGGCTGCTGCGGGAGATCCTCTTCGCTCCCCTGCCCCGTGAGTCCCCGGCGGCGGCACCGGGAACGGGGGGGTCTGTGCTGGGGTGCCCCGGTCCCTCAGCACTGTCCCCCGCAGAGCCCGCGCCCCCCGAGGCTGAGgagccggaggaggaggaggaggaggaagaggaggaagagaccGTGCAGGTGTCAGAGAAGGAGTTCAACTTCCTGGACTACTTGAAACAGTGAGAGGGGTGGTGGGGGATCCAGGGGTGACCATATTGACTGGGGGGGTTCCAGGGGTGGTCCTGCTGActtggggggtccgggggggtctgggCTGACCCTGCTGACCGGGGGCAGTCTGGAGGATTCCAGGGGGTGGCCCTGCCGACCTGGAGGTCCAGGGGTGACCCTGGTGGCCTGGGGGGTCTGGGGCTTGGCCCTGGTGACTTGGGGGGTCTGAGGGTGGCTCTGCCAACTGGGGGGGCCCAGGGGGTGGCCCTGTTGACTTGAGAGGCTCTGGGCTGACCCTGCTGACTGGGGGGGGTCCGGGAGATTCCAGGGGGTGGCCGTGCTCACCTGGGGGTCCAGGGGTGGCCATATTGACTGGGGGGGTTCCGGGGGTGGCCCTGCTGACTTGGGGGATCCGGGGGGGTCCGGGCTGACCCTGCTGACCAGGGGGGTCCGGGGGATTCCAGGGGGTGGCCGTGCTGACCTGGGGGTCCAGGGGTGGCCATATTGACTGGGGGATCTGGGGCTTGACCCTGGTGACTTGGGGGGTCTGAGGGTTGGCCCTGCTGActggggggtccaggggtggCCATATTgactgggggggttctgggggtggcCCTGGTGACTTGGGGGGTCTGAAGGTGGCCCTGTTGACTTGGGGGGGTCCGGGCTGACCCTGCTGACTGCGGGGGTCTCAGACATTCCGGAGGGTGGCCGTGTTGACCTGGGGGTCCAGGGGTGGCCATATTGACCATGGGGATTCCGGGGGTGGCCCTACTGCCCAGGGGGGTCCAGGATGACCCTGCTGACTGGGGGGGCTCCAGGGGATTCTAGGGGGTGGCCCTGCTGACCTGGGGGTCCAGGGGTGGCCATATTGActgtgggggttctgggggtgtcCCTGCTGACCGAGGGGGTCCAGGATGACCCTGCTGACTGGGGGGGCTCCAGGGGATTCTAGGGGGTGGCCCTGCTGACCTGGGGGTCCAGGGGTGGCCATATTGActgtgggggttctgggggtgtccctgctgaccggggcgggggggtcggTGCAGGTTTGCCTGCGCCCCCGTGGTGCGGGCGCTGGTGTTGCTGCTGCGGGGGTACGAGCGCAACAGCCCCCGCACCAACCACTGCGCGGCGCGGCTGCTGCACCGCCTGGCCCGCGACCTGCGCATGGAGGCCCTGCTGTTCCAGCTCTCCCTCTTCGCCACCTTCCACCGCCTGCTCAGCGACCCCGCGGCCGCCGCGCACCAGGTCCGCCCcgttccccttccccttccccttccccgggGAGGGGTCcgtccccgtgcccccccccccagcccagctctccctCCCCCTGCTTGTAGGAGCTGGTGGCCTTGGCCAAGTTCATCCTGGGCAAGTTCTTCGCGCTGGCGGCCACCAACAAGAAAGCCTTCGTGGAGCTGCTCTTCTGGAAGAGCCCGGCGGTCGTGTGGGAGATGACCCAGGGCTACGGTTCCCTGCGTGAGGGCGAGGGGTgagcggggctggggagggggctgcagcGCCCCAATCACCCCCCCCCCTCCATCAGTCACCCCCCCCTCCATCAATCACCCCCCCCTCCATCaatcacccccccccccatcaatCACCCCCCCCATCAATCACCCCCCCCATCAATCACCCCCCCCTCCATCAATCACCCCCCCCCTCCATCAATAAATCACCCCCCCCCCATCAATCACCCCCCCCCATCAATCACCCCCCCCCATCAATCACCCCCCCCCATCAATCACCCCCCCCCATCAATCACCCCCCCCCATCAATCACCCCCCCCCATCAATCACCCCCCCCCATCAATCACCCCCCCCCATCAATCACCCCCCCCCCATCAATCACCCCCCCCATCAATCACCCCCCCCCCATCAATCACCCCCCCCCCATCAATCACCCCCCCCCATCAATCACCCCCCCCCATCAATCACCCCCCCCCCATCAATCACCCCCCCCCATCAATCACCCCCCCCCATCAATCACCCCCCCCATCAATCACCCCCCCCCATCAATCACCCCCCCCCATCAATCACCCCCCCCATCAATCACCCCCCCCCATCAATCACCCCCCCCCATCAATCACCCCCCCCCATCAATACCCTCCCCATCAATCACCCCCCCATCATTATCACCATCACTCCCCCCATTATGACCATCACCCCCTTCTCATTATCACCATCACCCCCCCCCATTATCATCACCcccccccatcatcatcatcatccccccATCTCTCCTCacccccccagggctgtcaggagcCGTgtccccccctggaccccccaggaggagcaggagctgcggGAGCTCTACTGGAAATACAAGGAGGTGGAAGGTACGGGGGTGCAGCGGGACCCCTGGGGGGGGGCTACGGGGGCTCCCTCACTGCACCCCCCCTCCCGCAGGCCAGGACGTGGTCGCCGCCATCCTGGCGCAGCTCTCGGTGCCCGGGCGGACGCGGCGGCAGGTGGTGAAGCAGCTGGTGCGGCTGGGATTGGCCACCAGCGCCAGGGACTTCCCGCGGGACAGGTGCGTCGGGACCCCCCCGGGGCTCCCCCTCGCCCTGGGGTGGGGACCCATGGCTGCGTGTCCCCCCCGTAGGAAGGGCACCCGCATCGTGTTGTGGacacaggagcaggaggaggagctgACGCGGCTCTTCGAGGAGTTCCAGGGCTCGGATGGTGAGCGGGGCTCGGATGGGTGGGGGGGACATATCCTGACCCCAATCCTGACCCCACCGTCCCCACAGACGTCCTGGGGAGCATCATGAAGCACCTAACGGCGCGGCGGTCGCGGGCTCGCGTGGTGGAGAAGCTGCTGGCGCTGGGGCTGGTGGCGGAACGCAAGGAGCTCTACAAGAAGCGCCGCAGGAAGGGCCAGGGCCCCCCCACGCCGGTACGGGGGACTGGGGGGGTTCCCGAGCTGctatggggtgctgggggggtccctgagctGTGCCCAAGGGTGCTGCCCCACCACATGCACCACGACACCCCCCGTCCCCCCAGGGTGCAGCGGGTGCCCCGGCGGTGCCGGCCCAGGACAGCTCGGCAGAGGACGGGGACagcgaggaggatgaggaggatgatgaggaggaggatgatgaagGGGAGGAAGGGCCCATGGAGGAGCACGGGGCGCCCCAGGAAGGAGCCGGGGGGCGCCTGGTTTATCGTCTGCATCGGGAAGGTGGGCAAGGGGCTGTGACCCCCCGGTTGGGCTTGTCCCCCGGGGCCATGTCCCCTctcaccccactttgtccccaggcctggaGGGGCCCCTGCGGTGGCTGCAGACCTGCCTGCGGAGGACAGCGGGGGACCGCGAGGAGGACGGTGAGcggctggggggcctgggggcgGCTGTGGGGGTGATGGGGCCGGGCTGACGCTGCTCTGGGCCCAGGTGCGTCCCACCCGGTGCCGCTGGTGCCGCTGACGGAGGAGAACGAGGATGCCATGGAGAACCGGCGCTTCCGTGCCTTGCTGCGGCAGCTGGGGCTGCGGCCCCCCGCCAGCGAGCAGGTGCGGTCCCCGTCAtcgtccccatccttgtccccatgcCCTCGCCCTGGCCTGGCCCCGTAGTGTCTCCTGTCTCCCCCAGGAATCCTTCTGGCGCATCCCGGCCGCCCTGACGCCGCAGCAGCTCCGCCGCGCAGCCGCCTCCATCACCCACCGCGGCCCtgaccccccaggatccccccaggggctgctggagtcccctgggtgtccccaggacCTGGATGCAGGtgaggggctgggctggggatgcaggacgTGGCTGGGGTCCCCCTGCTATGGGGTCACCCATCAACCCCTTTCCTTGTCCCCAGCAGCAGCGCAGGCGCCGGCCGGGCTGGGATCGGACTCGGAGAGGTGAGAACCTTGTCCCGTCCCCACTCGGGGGGTTCGTCCCCACTCGGGGGGTTCGTCCCCCGGTGTGCCGCTGACCCCTCCGTGCCGCTGACCCCTCCGTGCCGCAGCGAGGATCCGGTTGCCGTCCCCAGCCCGGTGCAGCCGGGCACCAAGCGCCGCCGGGAGCTGGACAGCGAGGATGAGGCCATGGGGAGCTCAGGTGGGTTCTCGGGGGCTCTGCTCCTGCGGTGCATCCCCCTGGCCGGGCGCTCAGCACCCTCCCACCCACAGGCACAGAACCGGCCCCTGCAGCCCCCGGGTCTGAGGAGGATGAGGCCGAAGAGCCGCAGCCCCCGGGGAGGCGGAAACGCGTCCGGCGcgtggaggaggaagaagaggaggattgAGAGGCTCTCCCCGGgctgttttgtgggttttctgtGGGTTTTAAAGCTGGTTTTAAGGGTGTTGCAGAAGCAGGTGGCTCTTGGCCCTGTTGCCTTCCCTGGTGGTTTTACCCTAAACTCTGTTCTTTcagcttatttttttctctgatacctTTTAAATCTGTAAGGAgaccaaataaataaatgcagctcTTGGCTTTGCCTGTTGTGTGAGTCTGGGGGCCCGGGGGGGGTGGTGGGAGCAGCCGTGTCCCCACGCTGGGGGACAGGGCCAGGCCCCGTGTGTCGCAACATCTGATAACGGCGGCTATAAAGGGGCCGCGGTGGCAGTGGCCGCGGTGGCTGGACGGGCAGGGGACGGCGGCGGACGGGTGAGCCGGGTGTGGGGGTGGCGGAGGCCGTGGCTGCGGGGGGGAGCTGACGGGGCTCTGCGCTCTCTATCTCCACAGGCTGTGCCGGAGCTGCCGCCATGGCCCAAcatctgctcttcctcctcctcctgggcagcagccccCTCTCCGCCGCCCCCGCTGCACCGGGTGACGATGACGGAGCCGCGGTGCGGGCGCTGCTGGCACAGCTCACCGAGGATGTCCCCCCGCGGGCGCTGCCGGGGCACGGGGTCTCATGCCAGGACCTGCGCCCCGAGTCACTGCCTGGCTTCTCCAGGCTGCCACCAGCGCCACGCGCCCTGTCCCGCGCCGCCATGGCTCTGGCGCTGAGCGCGGCCGCCTGCGCGCCCCAGGCCGAGGCCGCGGTGCTGGGGCTGTACCGGGAGATTGGGGACCGGGCGGCTGCGGCGCTGCTGCGGGGGCTGGCGCGGCTGCAGGATGCCCCGGCACCCCCGGCGCTGACGCTGCTGCTCAACCTGGCGCGGCCGGGGGGTTCTGCCACTGAGTCACCCTGTGTGGCAGCACCCGGGGCGCCGGGGAACAGGACCCGCACCCAGCTGTGCCGCCGCGTCCCCCGGCGGTGGCGCCGGGAGGACGGGGACCCCTGCGCGCCGCCCGGGGAGCAGGAGGCCCACAGGGTGCTGGAGTGGGTGCCGGGTGTCAGCACCTTCTACAACCTGGGCACCAGCATCTACTTCGCCTTCCAGGGCTGTGACGCCGAG of Patagioenas fasciata isolate bPatFas1 chromosome 28, bPatFas1.hap1, whole genome shotgun sequence contains these proteins:
- the APOF gene encoding apolipoprotein F; the encoded protein is MAQHLLFLLLLGSSPLSAAPAAPGDDDGAAVRALLAQLTEDVPPRALPGHGVSCQDLRPESLPGFSRLPPAPRALSRAAMALALSAAACAPQAEAAVLGLYREIGDRAAAALLRGLARLQDAPAPPALTLLLNLARPGGSATESPCVAAPGAPGNRTRTQLCRRVPRRWRREDGDPCAPPGEQEAHRVLEWVPGVSTFYNLGTSIYFAFQGCDAEASARALELAEDLGYAGLAALAGAVGGPVGLGVQLGLQPGLKAGVRALIGYFTAEQDPPPAPTAHSGPVLII
- the TIMELESS gene encoding protein timeless homolog isoform X2, whose translation is MDWYMMNCELLATCSALGYLEGDVYHREPDCLESVKDLIRYLRHEDETRDVRQQLGAAQILQNDLLPIMVQYPQDKVLFDAVIRLMVNLTQPALLCFGKVPADAASRHHFLQVLSYLQAYKEAFASEKVFGVLSEKLYDLLQLDWEQRQEEDTLLIERILLLLRNVLHVPPDPAEEQGVDGDASVHDRVLWALHISGMDDLLKFLASAQTEQQWALHVLEIISLMFRDQSPEELAALGQGQAADEHGEDTRELESLRQRELAEKRARVLQRPSRHSRFRGSYVLQGLKAIGDQDIIFHKGLHNLKSYSHDLGKEPRRVPRRRQAAPETEPPRRSARNVRLFLRHFCQDFLEGCYNRLMLLVKDQLVREKAQQHDETYYLWASAFFMAFNRRRGFRPELVSETVGVRAFHFIEQNLTAYYEMALMDKKEAATWARRMHLALKAYQELLRTVQEMDRSPEQAVRDSSQVIKSNIFYLMEYRQLFLTLFRKFDETKQPRSFLRDLVETAHLFLRMLERFCRGRASLVVQSKRVRRRRKKPLVAAAPAPQPPELEELWAALAPQLQGCLQGEVPLPEDMVPFDAASEVPVDEQRAAALLQIQGCLRDGRVPPALRLLRAARDVWPEGDVFGAPDAGPAEETRLLREILFAPLPQPAPPEAEEPEEEEEEEEEEETVQVSEKEFNFLDYLKQFACAPVVRALVLLLRGYERNSPRTNHCAARLLHRLARDLRMEALLFQLSLFATFHRLLSDPAAAAHQELVALAKFILGKFFALAATNKKAFVELLFWKSPAVVWEMTQGYGSLREGEGAVRSRVPPWTPQEEQELRELYWKYKEVEGQDVVAAILAQLSVPGRTRRQVVKQLVRLGLATSARDFPRDRKGTRIVLWTQEQEEELTRLFEEFQGSDDVLGSIMKHLTARRSRARVVEKLLALGLVAERKELYKKRRRKGQGPPTPGAAGAPAVPAQDSSAEDGDSEEDEEDDEEEDDEGEEGPMEEHGAPQEGAGGRLVYRLHREGLEGPLRWLQTCLRRTAGDREEDGASHPVPLVPLTEENEDAMENRRFRALLRQLGLRPPASEQESFWRIPAALTPQQLRRAAASITHRGPDPPGSPQGLLESPGCPQDLDAAAQAPAGLGSDSESEDPVAVPSPVQPGTKRRRELDSEDEAMGSSGTEPAPAAPGSEEDEAEEPQPPGRRKRVRRVEEEEEED
- the TIMELESS gene encoding protein timeless homolog isoform X1 produces the protein MDWYMMNCELLATCSALGYLEGDVYHREPDCLESVKDLIRYLRHEDETRDVRQQLGAAQILQNDLLPIMVQYPQDKVLFDAVIRLMVNLTQPALLCFGKVPADAASRHHFLQVLSYLQAYKEAFASEKVFGVLSEKLYDLLQLDWEQRQEEDTLLIERILLLLRNVLHVPPDPAEEQGVDGDASVHDRVLWALHISGMDDLLKFLASAQTEQQWALHVLEIISLMFRDQSPEELAALGQGQAADEHGEDTRELESLRQRELAEKRARVLQRPSRHSRFRGSYVLQGLKAIGDQDIIFHKGLHNLKSYSHDLGKEPRRVPRRRQAAPETEPPRRSARNVRLFLRHFCQDFLEGCYNRLMLLVKDQLVREKAQQHDETYYLWASAFFMAFNRRRGFRPELVSETVGVRAFHFIEQNLTAYYEMALMDKKEAATWARRMHLALKAYQELLRTVQEMDRSPEQAVRDSSQVIKSNIFYLMEYRQLFLTLFRKFDETKQPRSFLRDLVETAHLFLRMLERFCRGRASLVVQSKRVRRRRKKPLVAAAPAPQPPELEELWAALAPQLQGCLQGEVPLPEDMVPFDAASEVPVDEQRAAALLQIQGCLRDGRVPPALRLLRAARDVWPEGDVFGAPDAGPAEETRLLREILFAPLPQPAPPEAEEPEEEEEEEEEEETVQVSEKEFNFLDYLKQFACAPVVRALVLLLRGYERNSPRTNHCAARLLHRLARDLRMEALLFQLSLFATFHRLLSDPAAAAHQELVALAKFILGKFFALAATNKKAFVELLFWKSPAVVWEMTQGYGSLREGEGAVRSRVPPWTPQEEQELRELYWKYKEVEGQDVVAAILAQLSVPGRTRRQVVKQLVRLGLATSARDFPRDRKGTRIVLWTQEQEEELTRLFEEFQGSDDVLGSIMKHLTARRSRARVVEKLLALGLVAERKELYKKRRRKGQGPPTPGAAGAPAVPAQDSSAEDGDSEEDEEDDEEEDDEGEEGPMEEHGAPQEGAGGRLVYRLHREGLEGPLRWLQTCLRRTAGDREEDGASHPVPLVPLTEENEDAMENRRFRALLRQLGLRPPASEQESFWRIPAALTPQQLRRAAASITHRGPDPPGSPQGLLESPGCPQDLDAAAAQAPAGLGSDSESEDPVAVPSPVQPGTKRRRELDSEDEAMGSSGTEPAPAAPGSEEDEAEEPQPPGRRKRVRRVEEEEEED